A single Halanaerobiales bacterium DNA region contains:
- a CDS encoding phosphodiester glycosidase family protein, protein LVFLTVDGRQPELSVGITLKELAYFMKDYGIIKGMNLDGGASARMIVRGYTMSNPSSERLLSNGIIFYKIK, encoded by the coding sequence AATTAGTATTTTTAACAGTAGATGGTAGGCAGCCTGAATTAAGTGTAGGAATTACCTTAAAGGAATTGGCGTATTTTATGAAGGATTATGGTATTATTAAGGGGATGAACCTTGATGGTGGAGCTTCTGCAAGAATGATAGTTAGAGGATATACTATGAGTAATCCAAGTAGTGAAAGACTATTAAGTAATGGAATAATCTTTTATAAAATTAAATAA